GAGATATCAACGTCTCTGAGCGTATAGCTTGCCGGGGGGACACCCTGTTCAACGAACTGTGAGGTCACAATATTGCCGAGTTCAACCTCAATGGTGCTGCCTGCGTTAATCGTACAGCTAAGCGGGGCGCTGAGTTTTCCCGCCAGCCGGAAATCGGAAACATGCTGCGTGTCGGTGACGGCACAATAGTTCCCGGTAGAAAGGCAGGAATAGTGTTGTGCGATAACGGTCAGTGGGATGATTTCTTCGCCTAAAATAGCTTGCTTAACGTAGAGCGTGATTATAACAACGTTCCACTTAAACTCCCGCTTAATGCTGCTTCCATTGGAAGGGCGTGTTGCATCACTGCAAACATCGCTGGTTGCCTCTGTCGGTTTTATCGATTCACCGGTCTTATTCATGTTTGCGAAGGGGGTGGGGTAGATATCAATTTTGATTGGCGTAATGCCATTGCCATCGGGTGAGTTTATGGCATCGCTGTAGGCGGTGACATCGATATCTAAATGATCGGTCAGGTAGCCATAGTTGGTTGTACCCGCAGGCAATGGGCTTCCGGCGGCGGTGGTTTCATAGACGATACCGGATGGGTTCATCCCCTTCGGGCAGGCACAGTTGGCGACCACCGATGGCCCTACGGCGACAAAATGGTAATCCGGATTGCTGATAATTTGTCCATCTTTATTACTTTCAGAGGAGAGTTCCGTATTGATGGTGGTGGTGTATTCCACCGGCGGCGGAAAACAATTGGTGAATATGACGGTGGCCGCCTGAGTAACGAGCGGTGAGGGCTAAAAACACCAGTGAGAGGGCGGATTTAAGCCCGATTCTGTAGAGTACGCTGGCGAGGTGTTTATTCTGCATGATTTGTCTCCGGCTTGCAGAGCGCACTGGCCTGGCGGATACCGCCGGGGGGCGTGTCAGAAGAAGATGAAAGCGTGATGTCAGCATGGCAGCGCTGTTCGGCGGAGTTTCCCCACTTCACTGTCAGGGAGATAGTTTCGCCGACGCCGGCGAGATACAGCACGCCGCGATCGTCGACAATGCCGCTGAGCGAGAGGTCATCGACGCTGGCGACGGCACCAAAAGGAATCACCCGGCCATCAGGACGGCTGAGCGACAGCAGAACCCGGTAGCCAACGTGTGCCGAAAATTGTGTGCTGACGGCGGCGTTGCGGCTGGGTACCCACGCTCATTGCGGTGGCATCTATATCCACATCAGTCGGCAAACTGGCGGTATCGATGCGGATTACGTTTTCCTGATAAGGCGTCAGTGAAGGGATGATTGCGTTGCCAAAGAGATCGGTTTGCACACCGCGCTGGTTGGCAAAACGCACGCCAGACGCGCCTTTGGCGCTGACAATGGCGAATTGATCGCCTAAGGGCTGAGAAAGCGTGACGCCTGCCGGGTGAGCCACTATCCCACCGCTGATCCCGTAGCTCAGCTGCTGCGAGTTATCGGATGCATAAGCGTACCCGCGTTGAGATTGGCATATTGCGAACGATAACTGCTATAGACGCTACTGCTGTCTCCGCCGTCATGGTTAGTCCGGCTTTGCTGGAGTGAATAACTGAGCCGATCATCGTCCAGCAACGTGCCATTAAGCCCCAGCATTATGCGTGGTGTATCCGTGTTTGCTGGTGCTGAGATTGTAGCTGGCCCAACTTTTAGGCAGCCATTGGGAGAGCGGCAGGCTAAAACCCAACGATAGCATCTGATCGCTGGGTTCATCGCTGGTTTTGCTATAGGTATAAGCCAGATTGACACTGACGCCGCCAATCATCCGATTGATGCCCGACGTGATGCTTCGCTCTTTGCGACTGGTTTGCCAGTAATCCTGTTGATAGCCGGAAATGTACACGCTGCTGTCGAGCACGGTCTGGCTAAGGTTGAGCTGGAATCTGCTGCGCTTGCTGTAGTTGTAAGGACCAGTCGTTATCCACTGGCATCGTGCTTTTCGTTCGCATCGGCAAACGTGTAATAACCGTCGGTCGAGTATCGGTAGCTCGCCAGGGTGAAGTTAGTGTCTGTTGCCGCTATCTGTTTGGAATACATCAGACGCCAGGACTGCCCGTCATGCTGTTCGTTATTATCCAGATGCGCGCGAGCCAGGGTCACATCCGTTGAGATGGCACCCAGCTCACCCAACATCACCCCTGTACCGCCATTGAGCGCCTGATAGTCCTGGGAAGTGGTTCCGCCGCCGAAAAACGTCAGGAAGTTATTCAGACCATAAATGACGCTGGCCTGAGCGAAAAGGGGCTCATTGGCGGCTTGATTATCGTCTGCGCGATAGCGGGCGAGGGTCACTTCGTAGCGAATATTGCCTGGGCGCTGCATGATGGCGACGCTTGAATAGGGCTGGGTGAAATGATGCTCGTCCCCGTCGGCTTCTTTAATCGTCACGTCAAGATCGCCACTATTGGTGGTGGAGTAGAGATCGGTAATTTCAAAAGGACCTGGCGCGACGTTGGCCTGATAGATGACATAGCCATTTTGGCGCACCGAGACTTCGGCATTGGAACTGGCGATACCGCGAATAATCGGGGCAAATCCCCGCTGATTATAAGGCAGCATTTGATCGTCAGACGCCACGTTGATGCCACGGTATTGCAGGCTGTCAAAGACTTCGCCACGGGTGCTGTTTTCACCGGCGATAAACTGAGCTTTTAAACAATGGATATCATGCTGGAGCCAGGTGTTAATGGTTTGCCAGGATTGTGTCTCATCGGACTGGGTCCAGGTTGAATAGTTGCGTAACCGCCAGCCGCCGAGATTGGCGCCGCTGCGCAGATTAAGATACTGACTGGAAAGGGTGGTCTGATCCTCACCGCTACGCTCTGAACCAGAGAACGCATAGTTGGTAAAGAGCACCGGCACACCGTCGTTCCAGGATGACGCCGCGATCTCATCGTCATGATGCACATCGATAGCCGCTTGCGGCATACTGATGCGTAAGGTCATGGTATTAAAATCAAACGTCACTGCCGCAAAGGGAATGTAATCGCCCAGAGGCTTTCCCAGTGGCTCATTGGTAGGCAATTGCGCCAGTTCAGCGTAATCATCGACACGAATTCCCCATTGCCGTAGCTGTTCAGGGGTTAACTGTGGCTGTAATGCCCCCGTTTTATCATTGATATAGGTAATCGATTTATCATCGATATACCGTTTATTCATGGTCACTTTGGTGTGATATGTGCCGGGTAACTGTCCGTTTTCTTTTGGAAACAAAGAGAGATCGATATCCTGTTGCGATAGCCCGTCCCCCTCAAGTGAGGAAGGCGCAAAGTAAAATTCCCGCGCATTGACGCCGCTCACCGCGACGAGGAGCAAACTACTCAAGCCTCTCAAAATAGGACTGAGTCGTCTCAAAGGGCGGAATGGGGACAGGCGCAATCCATTAGCAGCCCTTGAACACCACTATTTCTGGGTTAAACGGGTGGTAAACTCAGCGGTTGCATTGCCATAGTCTGTAATGCAGCGCCAGGTCACCTTCGAACCATTCGCGGTGTTAGCGAGGGGAAATGTTGCGTTGGCTTTCGGTGCAACCATATCGACGTGGGGTATCGACTTACCGCTAATTCGCAGCGTATCGAAAACGCTGTAATAGTCGCCGTCATTGGTAATGAATACCTGACTCTCGCGCTGGCTAAAACGAAGGTTTTTGCAGGCATCAACTGGGGTGTTTTTCAATCCTTCTGGACGCCAGAACAGTTTTAGTCTGGTTTTGTAAATAAGGCGTAAAACGTTTTTTTGATTATTGTCTTTCTCGATGGCTGGGATGGTGCGCACGTTCATATAAAATAAAGATTCACGATCGGTGGGGAGTGCCTGCCCGGACCAGGTAATACGCAGGCTTTGTTCTTTTTGTGGATCGAGTCGAAAGAGCGGAGGGGTCACAATAAATGGCCCCCGAGTTTTTCCGTCGCCGTTATCCGTCCATGACTGAATAAGCCAGGGCAGCTCTTTTTCTGTATTGGTGAGCGCCAGCGCCACTTCCTTTTTGTTTGCATCATAAATAACACGCGTGCGCCCCACCTGGATCCCTGCTGCATGGCTGAGCGTGGTAAAAGCATAAGTCGTAACACAGACGATGAGCAGAGGAAGTCGCATATAAATCCCTTTAATAAACGAGTGTGCCATGAAAATACG
This Citrobacter enshiensis DNA region includes the following protein-coding sequences:
- a CDS encoding fimbria/pilus outer membrane usher protein, with the protein product MLLVAVSGVNAREFYFAPSSLEGDGLSQQDIDLSLFPKENGQLPGTYHTKVTMNKRYIDDKSITYINDKTGALQPQLTPEQLRQWGIRVDDYAELAQLPTNEPLGKPLGDYIPFAAVTFDFNTMTLRISMPQAAIDVHHDDEIAASSWNDGVPVLFTNYAFSGSERSGEDQTTLSSQYLNLRSGANLGGWRLRNYSTWTQSDETQSWQTINTWLQHDIHCLKAQFIAGENSTRGEVFDSLQYRGINVASDDQMLPYNQRGFAPIIRGIASSNAEVSVRQNGYVIYQANVAPGPFEITDLYSTTNSGDLDVTIKEADGDEHHFTQPYSSVAIMQRPGNIRYEVTLARYRADDNQAANEPLFAQASVIYGLNNFLTFFGGGTTSQDYQALNGGTGVMLGELGAISTDVTLARAHLDNNEQHDGQSWRLMYSKQIAATDTNFTLASYRYSTDGYYTFADANEKHDASG
- a CDS encoding fimbrial protein, which produces MEYTTTINTELSSESNKDGQIISNPDYHFVAVGPSVVANCACPKGMNPSGIVYETTAAGSPLPAGTTNYGYLTDHLDIDVTAYSDAINSPDGNGITPIKIDIYPTPFANMNKTGESIKPTEATSDVCSDATRPSNGSSIKREFKWNVVIITLYVKQAILGEEIIPLTVIAQHYSCLSTGNYCAVTDTQHVSDFRLAGKLSAPLSCTINAGSTIEVELGNIVTSQFVEQGVPPASYTLRDVDISYHCDDPAAANTGKIKLTLSADQGVAQGSNSLIAKMEGRDDVGCAHV
- a CDS encoding molecular chaperone, giving the protein MRLPLLIVCVTTYAFTTLSHAAGIQVGRTRVIYDANKKEVALALTNTEKELPWLIQSWTDNGDGKTRGPFIVTPPLFRLDPQKEQSLRITWSGQALPTDRESLFYMNVRTIPAIEKDNNQKNVLRLIYKTRLKLFWRPEGLKNTPVDACKNLRFSQRESQVFITNDGDYYSVFDTLRISGKSIPHVDMVAPKANATFPLANTANGSKVTWRCITDYGNATAEFTTRLTQK
- a CDS encoding FimD/PapC C-terminal domain-containing protein, encoding MIPFGAVASVDDLSLSGIVDDRGVLYLAGVGETISLTVKWGNSAEQRCHADITLSSSSDTPPGGIRQASALCKPETNHAE